The Zeugodacus cucurbitae isolate PBARC_wt_2022May chromosome 4, idZeuCucr1.2, whole genome shotgun sequence genome includes the window TAATGATGAATTACAGTCaccaaaaaaatttggttctgGCCAGGGAGTCTTACTATGTCTAGTTTATGTTTTTGGATTAGCTGAATCCGAATTCGACGTTCATCGGACGTCCCTAGGGCAGGGTTTTGATATAaccccaaaacaaaaaaacaatctgGCGGGCATCTTTTGTAAAAATTCATCGGGATTCGGGGTCACGGATTACAAATTCGATGTcaaatgaatttataatattacgGGGAGGGAAAATACGTACTGAAACCtttcatcatttattttttttatcgctgaaaattaatttattatatttatcacaaaatatttgttttatttgacaCAGAAAATTGTGTCACGTGACATGATAGATGTACTTTACGGGCATCAATCACAgggtatttaaaattaaaaatttattataaatcaagttggcaaaaaaccaaaaatatgttaGTAACAGCATGCAACCTCATGCAAATCtaatatgcaaattaaatttggcAACACAGTTAAAGCTTGACCCAAAGCACATAAGaagaacaataaaaatgaaagaaaagaaattagaaaagtaaaaaaaaagtaattaaaaatgcaCACTTAACAAAGCAGAGCTTTTaagagtttttcaaaatttgtgatTAGAAAAAAAAGAACATAAAACTAATTGGGTCAAGCAGATGaggcaaatgtcaaatgaagCATCTTGAAAAATGAGGCTACaagaaattagcaaaaaaacaataataaatgcataaatttgtGAAACAAAGTAGTTAAAAGTGAAGATAAATGAAAGAAGATACACAACTAGACGTCTAGAAAGGGAATATGCTGCATAagataaaattgaaatacaaaaaaaaattaaaaatcagttACACTTGCTCGTGATTGGAGACTTGTGCGCATGGCTTTAAGCGTTTTTGATGAATACTTTTTGACCGATTTAACAAGTGGGGGAAAacaagaataaaattaaaatacaataaaatcaaaatatttgtgatGAGCAGTCTTAAAGAAGTTGATAAAGTGCGTCTAGACGTCAGTAGAATAGCAAAACTTAAGAGCAATTTATAATCGAAAGCATTCATGCgttcttctttttaattttttcatttcttatttagtttcatttttgttttcgcaAATCCGTAAAAGGTAACTAGGAACTTGACCGAGCAGCACTTCTTGCGGCATATAAGAAGCGACCCAGGGCAACTTTCTCCTTTAGTTGATCCATGAGCCTGATGTAGCCCGGTAGGTCTTCGGGAAAACGGGTCGGACTTTAAACggaataaagttaaatttagtaaaattaaagtGAATTCTTTCTAAAGTGAAACAGTGTTAAAGTTTTGTGTGTCAGTGAATTGACGGTGCCAAGTGTCAGTGTCAATCAAGAAAATGTGGCAATTAAAGTGCGTTATGTGGGCCGTTATGGTGCTCTATTTAAGCACAGCAAGTGCGGTGAGTGTGTTGGaaaatttttggtgaaattaGATGAAAGTAAATTCCTGTAATGGTGGGAGTTAATGAAAGTGcggtcaaaatatttaaattaatcaagaataaaacaaaataaaataaaataaaataaaataaaataaaataaaataaaataaaataaaataaaataaaataaaataaaatataataaaataaaataaaataaaataaaataaaataaaataaaataaaataaaataaaataaaataaaataaaataaaataaaataaaataaaataaaataaaataaaataaaataaaataaaataaaataaaataaaataaaataaaataaaataaaataaaataaaataaaataaaataaaattaaataaaataaaataaaataaaataaaataaaataaaataaaataaaataaaataaaataaaataaaataaaataaaataaaataaaataaaataaaataaagaaaataaaaaaaaaaaataaaataaaatgaaatgaaatgaaatgaaatgaaatgaaataaaataaaatgatataaaataaatttaaataaatttaaattaaattaaataatataaaataataatattaaaataattaaaaaaaaattagattaaaaactatcaaaattaaaaaaacctaaaatatttttttaatttaaagaatttcagaaaaaaataaaaaaatgtttcttgaagatatttttaaataaaattaaaattaaaaaaaatggtaaattaaaaattaatattcttaaaaataattataaaaaaactccaCCTATGTCTATATAAATTATcctcataataataaaatatcctTCATTTACCCAAAGCAATCCGGCTACTCCTACCAACCGCCGTACAATCAAATTGCTTTACCCGAAGCAAATGACAACAACGCCGGCTACTATTATCCACCTCCCGTCGTACAAGTGCCGCAGCAAAATTTCAGCGGTTACTATTATCCACGTCCACCATCGCGCATACCCGTATTGCCGGTGGAAAATCAAGATGACAGCACTGAGCCTAGTGGTACACCGCCACCCGGTGTAATGGGCGACTTCATCGATGACATTATCAATGAGCAGAAAGAGCAGATACTCTCCTCGGTGTTGGGCAATAGTGATTTGGAGGGTGATGAATTCAGCGATGATGACACGAAAGCCTTGCGTTTCAATAAATGTGCTGAATGCTGTAAGTTTTGCagttaagaaaagaaaaaaagttactaattttgaagattttctaCACTTCAATTTCTCTTCGAACGTTCTCCGTTCCTCGTGAACTCTCTCATAACATTTATACGGGCGCTCACTTTTTCTCTAATCTATTGCTGCCTCTTTCTCTTGGCTCTTTGTCATCTTCATCTAGCTTGCGGCGTCCCTAATGTCAATCGCATCGTGGGCGGCAGTGTTGTGCGCATCAATAAATACCCCTGGACCGCACAACTACTCATGAATGGTTTTCTCTTCTGCGGTGGCGCATTGATAAATGATCGCTACATAGCGACTGCTGCTCATTGTGTCATGGGACAAAGGGCCAGTTCGATCTCCGTGCGTCTATTGCAACTTAATCGTGCCTCGAAGAGTACGGGCTTCTCAAGAAATGCCGTCGAATTGATTATGCATCAAAAATACAATACGAATACTTTGGTTAACGATATAGCATTGATTAAGCTCAATAAGCCCATTCCGTTGAAGGACCCCATTCGTCCTGTGTGTTTGCCAACTTTGAGGAGGCAAAATTATGACTTCAAGGAGGTATGTTGGACCTTCCTTTATATTTCACtataaataaacttattttttcaattacaggGTATCGTTGCTGGTTGGGGTCTAACCACTCAGGATGGCAGTGTCTCGAGCGTTTTGCGTGAGGTCACCGTACCGATCATCACGAATGCACAATGTCGTGCCACTTCGTATAAATCGATGATTGTGAGCACGATGTTGTGTGCTGGTTTAGTCGAAAAAGGTGGCAAGGATGCTTGTCAGGTgcgaaaaaaacatattttagtgTTGAGAATCCACTATTCGTAATTTCGATGTCATCTGCTTCTCTGAAAAACCTCTACCTTTCTTCATTCACTTTTCCATCAATTAATTTTCTCATAATCTTTTTTTATGAAGAAGAGTGAGAGATTTTCATATTCAATCACTTCTCTAGTCTCTtggttttcaaataattttttacataaaaaatttcgtttctttAGGGTGACAGCGGTGGTCCACTGATCGTGCGTGATCGTATCTTCCAATTGGCTGGTGTTGTTTCTTTCGGTTATGGCTGCGCTCGTCCAAATTCTCCAGGTGTCTATACTCGTGTCAGTCGCTACTTGGATTGGATTTCTGCAAATACGAAGGATGCCTGTTATTGTTCCAAATAAGCGGGCCTAGAGcttttactttatataattctattaaattatttaactattttgctataatatttatatacaaatctattttttgtgaacactttaaataataaattcaaactatttatttcgaaatgttttcatttgttttactgttatataagatatatatatagatgataattcaattattattcaatattttgggAATCATATTTTTCAGACGTGGGCTCTTCCTGCATTTTGCATTTAGAGAACGCTGTATTAAAAGTGAAAGCTCAATTATTTATTGTGAAAGCTTCTAAAGCATATTCAAGCTATTTTAGAGTGAAAgctcaataatttattatggAAGCTTTTCCTAAATAAGCTTTTTGCTTCCAACAAATGCATGAATTGTATTGTAGAAATAAACATTTATGTGAACGTTAGAATGAAagctcaaatattttatgtgaaagcTTTTAGTGGCAGTTTTTAGTACAGAAATAACATAAAAGTGCAAACAATATATTacagaaattgaaatttatgcaCATAAGGCACACTTGTTACGAATGAAAGCTccaatattttaatatgaaagttttttttatacataacaTGCTTCaaatataatcaaaaaattcattaattatattttggaaatataaatgtatgtaaacgTACGAGTGAAAgctcattaattttattgtgaAAGCTCTTAATAGCTGTTTTTAGTATGAAAGGCTTCATAAATAACTTTAAAGTACAggcaaaatatttgataaatgaaGATTTATGCATATAAGGCACACTAGTTGCTGATGAAAGCTCAATTTTTAATGTGAAAGCTTTTTTATGTAACACgctttaaataaaagaaaaaaaatattgaattacattttaataGTATGAATAAACtaatctaaaaatataatttgcaaatgcctgaaataattctaaaaattcaatatatgcattttgagaacatttcatttaatttttttagatgaTTTCGAATGAAAGCTCAATATTTTATTGTGAAAACTCAGTGTTTTAGTTTAGATAattattttctctaaatttCTACTAAAAATAACACAATTATATTATCAATATGagctttactattttttatattttattttacttctgaGAATATTGCATGTTCTCTCTCACCTCACTCCTCCACCGCACAATCCCCATTTGTCGTCACAAAAACCCACAAGTCTCTCAAGCAAATCCCAACATGTCTCGCAAACGACTTTGTCGTCTGCCGTCAGACAGCAAATAATTGCACGACAAAAAATATATGGCAATTATGCGGCGATTTAccaccgccaacaacaacacaggcgAACCATAGTCCGAAtattacacataaatacatacatacatacatacgaatgtTGACTAACAAGTCGGCATTCCAATGCGATAATCGAAGCTCCAAAAGGACATCCCAGCCAGTCAAGGCACAACAAAACATCTTCAAAGGCGGCCGATAAATGCGGTTACACGGTTACAGAGTTGTATGTCGGCAGTGTTGCGTTGCTGATTATTGCTGTTGGCATTGGCAGTTGAAAAATTCACAGCGTTGACAGTTTACAAGCGATAACAATGTGCGGCACTTAGTCAATGTCCTTGGATACGCATGTCACAGTGGAGCATGTGGGAAGAGAAGGCAATGCACTACTGCGTTGTCAAGTGATGGAAGTATGTTAGTGGAATTGTGGTGGAGTGGGAGATAAAGAGGGTGAAGAGGGAGAGAGCTTGTATGACttttgttgatttcgaaattccTACACGGTTGCgttttatatgaaaaagttGTAATGTGAGATAAGCTGAGATagtaaaactacaaaaatcgGAAAAATATTGCCATAAATGCCATtgttatcaaatatttacacCGTCAACATTATAATATGGATGATAAAATCCGTTATATACACACCTAGTTCTATATATATTGGCATTCaaccaacatatttttttactgaaactCCCTTATATACgcttttctgtttctgtttttgtttcccATAACAATATGACTTcgcaacattttcttttttgattttccgCTAATCAATTTCGTTGGCTTTTGTTGTTTGAACTTGAAGCGTTGTTAGgcgtgaaaaatcgattttctgtTCAGcgcttattttgatttattaatttttcgaaattgtttgttgtttattattatttttctgcttCATCAACTACAACTGCATGACAGATCTTCACTCAACTTTGTCATTTGAACGGAACAGTATACTCGTTCAGTATGGCAGCAGCAAGTTTTCTGGAAGGTcaactatatttaatttaattttaaattaaaatacaatgaaGCAAAttgatgaaaagcaaaaaataatgtcAGACACGAATATTTGTTGCAGAAATAAGACGCTTTAATTCTGCAAAAAAAAGTTTAGTTTTACGTAAAGCGGTAGGTAGagagctttcaaagctttttatGACAGCAAAGCTCactttgaaaattcttaaacaCTGTTCCTAGCAATactcatattatattatatttatttaaacagaattttttgaaatttatttagcgCTAAAAATGTTGCGTAACTTATATCTTTgcaacatatttataataatataaataaaaaaaatatagattaattAAAGCTATTAAGTTATTAATTAAAGTTTCACCTTGcttaatactttttaataattttaccaaaaatgttgcgcaacatttgtTTCTGCAACATGTTTAGCAacatgaatataaaatcaaattttgatttaaattccatattctataaatttaaatttaaaaaattatttatcataaatgttgcgcaacatttttttcagcaaCATGTTTAGCAacatgtatttaaaataaatctttGATTGAAATTCCATctttctaaatttaaatttaaatctaaaAACTTTGTTGTGTCCTAAATGTTGCACATATTTGTTGCtcaaaatatgtttcttttacatgtatttaaaataaatcttggatcgtgtttaaatttaaaacttctaTTTATCATAAATGttgcaaaacatattttttactgcAATATGTTTCGCAacatgaatattaaataaaactttggtGAAAATTCCATCttgtttaaatttgaatttaaatctagaaaaaaatatggtatatataattttataattaagtatataatataaaaaaaaaaaatacgttgGGCAACATTTTTTCTGCAACATGTTTAGCaacattaatgaaaaattaatatttgattaaCATGACATCttgtctatatttatatttaaatctaAAACTTATATTAATCataatgttgcgcaacatttgtTTCTGCAACATGTTTAACAAcatgaatttaaaaatgtttttgaataacatttttgtgtatttaaatttttttattttataaattttgcaccatcaatgttgcgcaacatttgtGTCTGCAACATGTTTATAGGCAACATTTgctttttatactatatttccttccattttattaaatttaacaaccagcatgatttcaaaaatttttttgcctAGCAACATTACTGCCGCTTATGCAAATAGGCGTcataaacttaaatttcaaattatcaaccaaCCAATGGCTTCATTGCCTGCTCTTCCGTCATTTTATTTACACTTATTGCGCGCTATTTTTTCACCATAAACTATCTGTATGCACTGCAGCAAGCCATACAGCACAATTAAAAGTGTTTTGCAgtcatttatgtaaataagcaaCGCATTCACtgtcatttttatatgaaagcaGAGGCAAACACATGCGCATACACAAAGCGttaaatttaacaaacaaaGTAAGTGAGCAACTACTAATCATTAGCCTTAAGCCATAAGTAAGTTGCTAACATATTTGCAGCAGTAATTTCagtaaatgaaaatgcaaacaacATTAACTTGTGTGCATTGGAGTGCATAAaaggtttgtgtgtgtgtgtgtttgtatgtttgtactcGTATGTTGCAAATTATGAGAAAAAATCGCTGTTGCATACAATCTCGTGCAACTAAGTGCCATTGTTGTTGAGTTTTATAGCCTTAATGACATGCCAAGTGGTTTATATGTGTGCATAaagataacaaaaatattatagtggtgtgcataaaaatagaaatatatgtatgtgttgtactTAATGTTGCTGAGTTGGTTTgcaatcttttattttttattttttacttttatttctatatatgttaTATGAATTATGCTAATTTCATGCGCCACTTTAATTGCCAACTTTCTTGTCGACAATAAGTCAAGTGTATGTTGGCCGCCATAAATGCAATTGCAGCgctattattattgctgttattattttgattatgtttaacttgcaacatttattattgcttttaatgcatatttaaatGTGCAACATTTAATGCAactatttaaaacataattgttATCGCATTTAATTGGTagcttcattaatttttaaattcaatatttttttctttgtacaAAAGCTTTCTTTGAGCTTAAAAAGTGAAATACTCAATTAAAACACAGCGATATGTTATGCTTAATTACATAGTATGATCGTTTCGTTTAAATTAAATCTTGCAATTAGCTACACTTTcagtttattaataataaatgtgaGAAGAATGACCGCAGTGgcttttatatgtataatgtcACTTTAATAAtcttaatttgttattttctaaCAGCGGAGAGTGTTATTtgcaagaaaaaatgaaaatgttgcgCAGAATTAAGTTCaaaatgttgctagcaacatgttgcagaaaCATTGCTGAGCGTAAATATACGaaaattacagttttttttgagaaataatagcaattgtttaataaaataaatcatttcatTAGAAAATAATCATTTAATGATCATAATTAGAAGAATTTGTGAACAAAATGTTGCTAAAATAccataaaaaagttgaaatgttgctagcaacatgcTGCTGTGTCTTAGTGTTTGAAGTATTGAGGTTTATTTATTCcacataaatttattaagatattataataacaactacaaatagTGGACTtacattgattttaataaaaaattttgctagcaacataacatattaaaatgtttatagttGCATACATGGCTACTCTAGTATACGGTATTACGCATAATATCTTCAGTTTATTGAcgaatgatattttatttatgataaattgTATCAATTGAGCATCATTCTGTAATTCAAAACACAATACTTTATCAACATGTTGATAACTAaagttttatattaaacatcATTCACGAATGTTTTAGAAATGTTTTCTATATAAGCTCTTTTATGTTACCTATCAGTAAGAGCACTTAAAAGtttcaattttacaaaattttcgaaatgttgccgcaacatgttgcaaaaaaGTTGTGCAACATTTGTCGAcacaaagtaaattttaaatttagtatatattCTTTCATGTTGCtagcaatata containing:
- the LOC105210840 gene encoding trypsin-1; this translates as MWQLKCVMWAVMVLYLSTASAQSGYSYQPPYNQIALPEANDNNAGYYYPPPVVQVPQQNFSGYYYPRPPSRIPVLPVENQDDSTEPSGTPPPGVMGDFIDDIINEQKEQILSSVLGNSDLEGDEFSDDDTKALRFNKCAECSCGVPNVNRIVGGSVVRINKYPWTAQLLMNGFLFCGGALINDRYIATAAHCVMGQRASSISVRLLQLNRASKSTGFSRNAVELIMHQKYNTNTLVNDIALIKLNKPIPLKDPIRPVCLPTLRRQNYDFKEGIVAGWGLTTQDGSVSSVLREVTVPIITNAQCRATSYKSMIVSTMLCAGLVEKGGKDACQGDSGGPLIVRDRIFQLAGVVSFGYGCARPNSPGVYTRVSRYLDWISANTKDACYCSK